In Candidatus Hydrogenedentota bacterium, the genomic stretch TACGCCGATTCATCCGAGTAGTAATAGGCGTTTTCATTGCCGTCGGTGAAGCGCACGCCAGGTCCCGCGGCCTCCAGCATGCCGTTTGTGAACGCGGGCAGCAGCGAGTAGTCGTGCTCCGAGAGGGATTTTTCGCGGTCCTCCGCCGGCATGGGCTTGCACAAGTGGGCGAACAAACCCAACTGATAGAAGGTGAGGATTTGCGGGTTGGGGAACTCACTTTCGAGCGCTTTAATGAACTGCGCACCCCTTAACCGCGCTTGTGCCTGGTATTCCGCAAAGCTCTTCGTATCTTTGTGAGCGGCGGCCTTGTACGCCCACGGATTTGTCCCATACGGTTCTGCGTCGAAGCATACGCCTACGCATTTGCCGATGCGCGCTGCCTTGCCCGCGAGCGCCACGTTGTGTTCAATTGCTTTCCAGTGTGCATCGTCAAACCAGTCTTGACTGGAAGCGGCCCACAGGATGATGAAGTTATCCGTAAACTTCTCCCAGGCGATGTTGGCGAGATTGTCGAAATCCTCCGCTAGAGCGGCTTCGTCGACTGCCGTGGGCTCCAATACGTTACCGCCCGTTTTGAGCTTGAAGATCAACCCGTCGAAGGGGCGCTGCTCCATTTCGCGAACGTGCGCGCGCACGAAATCCGTTGTGGGCACGTCCCAACCGTACTCGATGAGCTTCTTCGTGAGCCCGGCCGTCGCCGCGTCCTGGGCGTAACTCAATCCAGTCAGCAAGATAACCGCCGCCAAAGGCCCCCGCAAACACATCATGGTATCGCCCTCCGATTTCTCATCACGGTACTCTTTGTCCTCGGCTGCCGCAAGCGCACGGGAGGGGGAGGCTGACGTGTCTGCCGCATGCGGAGGTCCCGGCCGGTATCTTCTCCGTATTGACGCCATCGCCGCGCGCGCATACACTCTCGTTATGCGAGGGGATACGTATATTCTTCTCCCTGCGTACAACGAGGGAGAGCATATTGCCGATGTTATTGCCGGCGCGCGCGAAGCCATGCCGGATACGGATATCGTCGTCATTGACGACGGGTCGGCTGACACCACAGCGCTCAACGCATTGGAGGCGGGAGCCATCGTCGTACCGCATCCCTTCAATATGGGTTATGGCGTTGCCCTTCAAACCGGGTATAAGTTTGCGCTCGCAAACGGCGCGCACTACGTGGTCCAGATGGACAGCGACGGACAGCACGATCCAGCGGGACTCGCGCGACTGCTCGAGCGAGTACGTTCCGGTCATTGTGACCTGTGCGTCGGTTCGCGTTTTCTGGAGGGGCGCACCTATTCCATTCCCATGGCGCGGCGCTTGGGAATGGTCTTCTTTCGTCGAGTCGCGTCTTACGTGCTGGGCCAGACCATCACGGATCCCACAAGTGGCTTTCAAGCAATGAATCGACGGGTACTGGAGTTCTTCGCCAAAGACCTGTATCCCGGGGACTATCCCGACACGGACGTTCTCGTCTTGCTGCATCACCATGGGTTTCGCATCATCGAGATTCCGGTGGTGATGCGCGAGAGCCGTACCGGCAAGTCGATCCATTCGGGGTTTAAGCCCGTGTATTATCTTTTCAAAATGGCGCTCGACATTCCCCTAAATCTGCTGCGCCGGGAGCACTGATCGTGGACATTCGCCAGAAGATACTCGCCGCGTGTTTCGGATTCGGGCTGCTGGTTGTGATCATCGAATTGGTGAGGCGCCGCAAGCTCAAGGTCGAGTACTCCGCGCTCTGGATTGCCGCGG encodes the following:
- a CDS encoding glycosyltransferase family 2 protein, translating into MRGDTYILLPAYNEGEHIADVIAGAREAMPDTDIVVIDDGSADTTALNALEAGAIVVPHPFNMGYGVALQTGYKFALANGAHYVVQMDSDGQHDPAGLARLLERVRSGHCDLCVGSRFLEGRTYSIPMARRLGMVFFRRVASYVLGQTITDPTSGFQAMNRRVLEFFAKDLYPGDYPDTDVLVLLHHHGFRIIEIPVVMRESRTGKSIHSGFKPVYYLFKMALDIPLNLLRREH